CCCTTGGCTCGTCGCCGAGGAAGATGGCGAGGTGGTGGGATACGCCTACGCTGCGCCCTGGCATGTCCGCGCCGCCTACCGCCACTCCGTCGAAGTATCCGTCTACCTAGACCATCAGGCAACCGGCCGCGGTCTCGGCAGCCTGCTCTACGAAGCCCTCTTCCCCATCCTCAAATCCAAGAAAATCCACGTCGCCATCGGCGGCCTCACCCTACCCAACCCCGCAAGCGAAGCCCTCCACCAAAAGTTCGGCATGCAAAAGGTCGCCCACTACCACGAAGTCGGCCGCAAGTTCGGCCAATGGCTCGACGTCGGCTACTGGCAGACAAAAATCTCGGAAGCCGAGTAGGGCTGGCGTTTACGCCACGTCGCAAGTCCGAGAGAAGCCCCGTTTTAGGCTTCCGTATTTGTACCGTAATTGGTTTCAACATACCAATGACCCGTGTTCCCCTGCTCTCAACGCTCTTGTTTTCCATTGTCTTGACCTGCCTAGCCGAGGCAGACGATAGCGGCAGCAGGGACGCAGCCGACCGTTTCTGGGATGCCTGGAGCACGAAACTCGGGTTGAGAATAAGCGACCAAACCGTGTCAGAGCTCGCAGAACACTATCGAGGAGCTGGAATTCCTGAATCCGCCCAAAAGGAGATCGACGAGATCGAGCAAGCCGCCCGCGAACGAGTGGAAACCTACGACACATTCGCCCTCAAAAGCCTCCGAGAAAATCTCCCCATCGAGCATTTCGAAATACTTCATGCGCTCGCCAACCAGGGCTCACGGATAGCCGCGCTCCGCGGCCCCAATCCTTACGAAATCGAGCTCGACCGGCTGCCAACCCGCGAGAAAAAACCAACCTTCCCAGGAGACTATTCCAATGAACAAGTCGAACGTACGTTGGAAGCCTACAAAGCAGTCCTAAAAACGGATCTCACCCCCGCGATGCAAAGCCTCTTCCATTACGTGGAAGATCGCTTCCATCCGGCCCTTCTAGAGGTATTCGATCAACACGACCCTACCGCCGTCTATTACGGAGCGGAAAAACCGATTCTCATCGACAACACCCTTACCTTGCTCACGCCACCCCTGAACCCAGTCCGTGAATACATGGAGGAAAACGGAATGGAGGAGAGCTCTCCACTGAACATTGACACCAGCGACTTATTACCGCGAACAGGCGACAGCGTGACTGCGCTGGTCTCCCAAGGAAAACACACCGCAGACGAGCAGTGGCTCGTTCGGCTAACCGCAGTGGAAAAGAACGCAGCTGAAGAAGCGAGAAGCAGTTCCACAAGACCTATCACCCTCTATACTTCCACCGGAAGCTCCCATACCTTCGCGTCGGAACAGACCGCGATCGAAATCGAAATTATCGGCCCCTTCAAAGCGGGGAAAGCTAAACCCGAAAATCCCAAAGCCGCCAAAACCCGCGTCCTCGTGAAGAGAGACTACCTCGAACTCGGGCTTCACCGAGCCGTCGCCTTCCTCAATCGAGTCAACAGGGACTACCCAAACGAAGCGTTCAGCATAGCGACAGGTGGCAAAAACAGCTTCACCGCTGAATCGATCGCCTTAGCGCAAGAGCAGCTCGAGCCCTTCAAGATTACCCCCGCCGAGTACGAGGCCCTAGCCGCAATGCGATTGGCTCGCCGAGAGTTCTTCAGGATCGTTGCGTACAATCCTGAACTTAAGCCACTTCTCCTCAAGGTGGCCAAATGGCCATCCTTGATCGCGATCGCAACCAAGAGCATGTCTCCCAACTTCGAAGGAAAAGTGTCGATGATAGAGGAGGTCGAACTCAAGGACGTGATCAATACCCCAGTCTTGAGCTATCCGATGGAGCTCGCCGCCTACGACCAGCCGAGCCTACTGCTCCGTCTATTCGTCACCGATCCCCAACCCCCGCTGGTGAACACAGCTGGCATCTACGGACTCGTCGCAGGCCATCCGAAAAAGGCCAACCAGCGACTGGTCGTTCGAGTAATCGAAGCCAAGCGAGGTCCAGCTCACCAAGCGGAAATCGACATATCTGGCCACGCCTTCAAGCCCACTCCCCCCAACAAAATCCTTTCCAAGGAAGGGCCGCCCGCTACAGTCGCCCCATGATTTCCGGCGAAGACCTAAAAGCAGCCCTCCCAACCGAGCCCGTACGCGACCTCATCGAACCTATCGACGCGCCCAAGATCGCCTCCGGCAAGGTTCGGGAAATCTATGACCTCGACGACTCCGTGCTGCTGGTAGCCACCGACCGCATCTCCGCCTTCGACGTCGTCCTGCCCGGCGGCATTCCCGGCCGCGGCCTCATCCTCACCCAGCTCAGCCACTTCTGGTTCGAGCAAACCAAAGGAATCGCCCCCAACCACATCATTCCCAACGAGGAAGAAATCCTGCGCGACTCCCTCAAACTCTCCCGCGACTCCCAGCTTCGCTCCATGGCCGTTCGCAAGCTCAAGCCCCTCGAGATCGAGTGCGTAGTACGCGGCTACATCGCCGGATCCGGTTGGGAATCCTACAGGCAAAACCGCACCGTCTGCGGTATCGAATTGCCCGCAGGCTTGCAGCTGGCATCCCAACTCCCCGAGCCCATTTTCACCCCGACCACCAAGGCCAGCGAAGGACACGACATGCCCGTCACGCCCGAGGAGGCCGCCAACATCGTCGGTCAAGACATCTTCGAGCAAGTTCGCGAAATCAGCCTCAAGCTCTACGACTTCGGCAGCAAGCTCGCTGCCAAGGCCGGTATCATCCTCGCGGATACAAAATTCGAGTTCGGCACCGACGAAGACGGCACCATCTATCTCATCGACGAAGTCCTCACCCCCGACTCCTCCCGCTACTGGGACGCCGCAGAGTACAAGGTCGGCAGCAGCCCCGCCAGCTTCGACAAGCAAATCATCCGCGACTACCTCGAAACCCTGAAGGACTGGAACAAGACCGCCCCCGGCCCCGAACTTCCTCCGGAAATCGTGGCCAAGGCCCAGTCCCGCTACCTCGAAGTCTACAGCAAGCTCGTCAGCGTCGTTTAAGTTTCATCTCCAAGGTGGCGCGGCTTCTCCGAAGACGCATTCGGGAAACGCGCTACCCACGCCACGGCGCCACAAAAGTCCAAGACGTAGCGCCGAGCTTTAGCCGGCGACCTCACTGCACGATCTATTCCCTGTGGCCGCTGGCTAAAGCTCAGCGCTACGTCGCATGCGACATTCGACCCGTGACAGGACGCTAGTGGCTACAGCGGTCTCCGGGACGAAAAACGAACGCTTCCGGATTGCCGTAGAACTTTCCCTTCATCCAAAGGTGCTGCACGATATCGTAAGCGTCGAGCCCATGTCCGGAACAGGTGTGGAAAGTGGCGTCTTCGCCAAACGCCTCCACAATCTCAGCCGACAGGCTTTCGTTCGTATACGTTTTCCCAGTACGGATCATCATCTCAAGTATCTCGTGGGCGTGAATATCCGGCTTTCTCAGGTCTGTGAATTTGCTCATCGTTTTCTTTGTAGTTTAATTTTAATACGTTTAGGAAAAATTTTGTTCGATACGCGTCATGCGAACCCCACCCTCGCGGACAATTAAAGTATCCCACCACTCCGCGCCTTGATATCCGTAACGGATCTGCAGCCCACGTGCTTGTCCGGAGCGGAGCAGGGACTTACCTTCCCGCAGCTCGACCGCTGTCGGGGCGACGTAGCCAGGCCCCTTTTTCGGGATCACTGCGAACACCTCCGCGCACTCCTGAAGGTCCAAAAAATATCTGTCTAGGGTTTCCTCGTCCAAGTCAGCTTGCTGCAGGTCTGGCAATTTAGGAGTTTCGTCTTCTGTATTCATTACGTCGTTACGTTCCAATTTTCAATCAAGCAGGAGAATCGCATTCCGAGGAGCCGGACATAGATCGTGGCAAATGCCGCAGCCGGTGCAGGCATCCGCATCCACGCGCGGAATCCCCCGCTCCGTCACGATCGCCCCCTCTTCCGGACAACGTTCGGAGCAAACCGAGCAAAAGTTGTTTTGGTAAGCCAGACAGTAGCGCCCCTGAATCACGGCAGTCCGATACTTCGGCTCGGCGCTCGGGCGATCTCGGCCGCCCTCCGTCCGCTGCTCCGCATCCTCGCGAACGTGCTTGAGGAAGTTGCTGAAGAAGTCCCGGCGGGAAAACTGTCGCTTGCCGTCTGACATAGGAAACCTGCAACTACTCCGAAGCCTCCCCCTCGGACAAGCGCTCCCAAAACGGGAAGGGCGACTCTGAAAAATTCGTCTTATCGACCTCTAGGCCAGGCACATGGCACTGGTTGCAGCTTTGGCGCTCCGGATGGCTGGTGCGGATCGGACTGGTGCCCAACGGTCCATGACAACTCATACAATTTTGCCGCATGTGCACATTGTGAGGAATGGTCGGCGGCGAATCCGGATACGCCTTCTTCCCTTGCAAGGCCTGATGGTAACCGCCGAATCGATTGCCCGTATGCAGGTCGAAGTCCGCAGTGTTCCATTGGCTACCCAAGCCCTTGGTGGATACATGGCATTGCGTGCAACTCGTATATTCAGGATGCGATATCGCCGGAGCTACCACGTCCCCAATTCGCAAGGCTTGACCATGGCACTGCAAACAGCTTTCGGCGGTGTGTTGGTCAATCGGATGCGGCACGACAGGGGGAGCCCCATCGTAAGCCCGACGTCTCTCGCGGCGAAAACGCAGCTCCTCGACATCCGAAGTCACCATCGAATCAAAGGCATCGTTCGGAGCGAGATCGCTCAAGCGACTCTTCCAAGCCGCATTCGGACTGTAACCAGCCTTCCCGATTTCGGAATAGCTCGGAGCAGGGATCGCCGCCGAATGCGTATCCGTTTCTCCATGACTCTTTTCTGTCAATACAAGCTGGGCGCTCGATTCGCTCACCGTTTGGCGCAAGCCCATGAAGAAGCCGCTTACCGACACGGTGAACACCGCGGCCACCAGCACGGTAGTCGCCGCCGTCGACTTGTTTCGTTTGGGGTTAGGGGCGTTCATGGCTTAACGAATCGGGGAAGGGCTCCCAGCTCGAGATCCTGCGGGACGTTTGTAGACCACCGCCGCGCACTTCTTGTAGTCGGGTTCTTTCGAGATAGGGTCGATGTCGCCGAGCGTGATCTCGTTGATGAGCAAGTTCTCGTCGAAGAAGGGAACGAAAACCGTTCCCTTCGGCGGGCGCCCGCGTCCATTAAGCCAGACCGGCAGCTCTATCTTGCCGCGACGCGTTTCAATCACCGCCAAATCGCCATTGCCCAATCCCTGTGCTGCCGCGTCCTCGGGGTGCATTTCCACGTACGCGTGCGGCATGGCATTACGCAGCTGCGGTACGCGACGGGTCATGGTGCCAGAGTGCCAGTGCTCGAGCACGCGGCCGGTACAAAGCCAAAGCGGATACGCTTCGTCCGGCTCTTCCGTGGCCGGCTCGTAGGGACAAAACCAAATGAGCGCCTTGTCGTCCTTGGTCACGGAATGGTAGAATTGCAGCTGCTTGCCCTTTTCCACGTAAGAGTCGCTGAACTCCATGAAGCGGAAGGGCGTTTCATGCCACTTGCCGTCCGCCTTCTTGACCACCGGCCAACGCAAGCCGCGAGCCTTCACGAGTTCGTCGTAGGGCGCTACGTCCTTGTGTTTCAAATACGTCAGCTTGCGGTACTCCTCGAAGAGCTGCTTGTCGGCGTTGACCTCGTAATAGCGCTCCCATTCCCAAACAGGCACCTCCGCTCCGGACTCGTCCTGGATGCTAAAGATGAAATTGCCGTCCTTGTCCTTCATGCCGGGATGACCCATCTCGAAAAGCCGTCGCGCCACCGCGATCGTCATCCAACAATCGTCGCGGGCTTGGCCAGGAGGATTGACCATCTTGAACCACTGCTGGGTGCGTCGCTCGCTGTTTCCGTAAACCCCATTCTTCTCGACCCACATAGCCGCAGGCAAAACGAGGTCCGCCAACTTGGTCGTAGCCGTCGGATAGACTTCCGAAACGATGAGGAACTTGTCCTTCAAGCCTGCCTTGTTCGTAAAGTGCTTCTTTAGGTGGGGCAAGGTATGTCCGGGATTCGTAACTTGTACCCAAACCGTGGATATGTCCCCGCCCTCTTCGGTCGGCGTGCAAAACTGCTCCCACATCTTCACCGTGTGGTAGCCGGGCTTGGGATTGATTCGCCCCGCTGGCATGTTCCAAACCTCCTCGCAGTCGCGGCGATGGCTTTCGTTGGCCACCACGCGACCGCCGGGCAGGGCGTGGGCCAGCGTGCCGACCTCGCGAGCCGTGCCACAAGCCGACGGTTGCCCAGTCAGGCTGGTCGGCGCGTCGCCAGGCTTGCCGAAATGTCCGCTCAGCAAATGAATGCCATGCAGCAAGCGGTTCATGTTCGTACCGCGGGTATGCTGGTTCACTCCCATGCACCAAAGGCTGGTGATGCGGATATCCTTGCGACCGAAAAGCTCTCCGAGCAGCCGTATTTTATCTACGGGTACACCTGATAGCTGCGAAACGTACTCCGGGGTGTAAGGCTTCAAGAGCTCCGCATATTCCTCGAACGTGCTGGCTTGGCCAAAAAGCGACGCCTCCTCCGTATCCTTTCTGAAATTACAGAAACGCTCCACGAACTGCTTGTCGTAGGTTCCGTTTTCGATGAGTAGATGGGCGATTCCGTTGGCGATCGCTAGGTCCGTCTGCGGTCGGAACTCCAGGTACTCGTCGCTGTATTCGCTCGTCCGCGTACGGCGCGTACCGATATCGATCAGCGTGACCTTTTCCCCCTTGGAGCGGCGGTCGATCACTCGCGAAAACAGCACCGGATGCATCTCCGCAGGATTGTTTCCCCACATGATCAGCACGTCGCACTCGTCGAGATCCGTGTAGCAGCCCGCAGGTTCGTCGACCCCGTGGGTGGACAAGTATCCCGTTACCGCCGACGCCATGCACAAGCGGGCGTTCGGGTCGATGTGGTTGTTGGACAGACCACCCTTGATAAACTTTTGGGCCGCGTATCCTTCGGGTATTGTCCATTGGCCGCTGCCGTAGATGGCGAATTGCTCGGGCTTGTCGTAAATGCGCTTGGCAATCACGTCGATCGCCTCGTCCCAGGATATCGTCTCCAACTTTCCATTACGACGCAACTGCGGCTGGGTGAGCCGGTCCTTGCCATACAAAATGCCGCCAACATGGTAGCCCTTCACGCAAAGCAGGCCCTTGTTCACCTCGGCCAGCTGCTCGCCTTGGATAGCGACCACCTTGTCGTCCTTCACGCCCACCCTTACATGGCAGCCCGTCCCGCAAAACCGGCAGGGTGCCTTGTCCCACTTCACCCCGTCCGCTCCTTGGGCAGCCTCCAGCTGCGTGTTTTCATACTTTCCGAAGGCACGTTGGTGAGCGGCGGCTACTGCCGCAGCCATAGCGGTTTGCTTCAAGAAGTGACGACGATCGATTGTCATGAGGGTACTTTTTTCGAGGGTTGGGGAAAATTGGGTTTCAGTCGGCGTCGGCGTCCGCGTCCGTCGCGCAGAAAACCACGTCGACGTTCGAGACGCCCGGCAGGGCTTCCAGCCAGCGATGCAATCCGCGTGCGTCCACGTCCTCGATCACGATCGGCAGGTAGTTTCCCTCCAGCGGCGCGGCCGAAATCGAGGGATGCTCTAGAATTCTGGCATGCGCATGGGCCGACACCTCCGGTTCCTTCGAGAGGGTCACTATCAAACTCGTCAGGCGAGTGTTCCATGGGCGCTGCTTGCTCATCTTGAAACACAACTTGAGGGCGCTTTTCGCTGAGTTCAATATTTAAATACCTTTTTATCTTGAATATAAACACAAGGCTTTCCAATCTCGGCCAAGATGAAACCCCGTCCCCTCCTGATTGCGGCAATACTCGGCTTCGCCGTCGTGCTCTGCCTGGCGTCCTGGTGGATCTACCAGAGATCCTTCGCCTCCTTCGAGGAAGCCGTCAGTCACCGCCAGGTCCAGATCGCGCTCGACACCGGCGAGGCCCATCCGGTCACCATCCAAGGCGCCCCCACGACCCCGACCGTGCTCGCCGATCTCTCCCAGAGCGGACGCGCCCCCACCGAAGTCGCCTGCACCACCTGCCACAGCACCCGCACGCCCCAACTCGCCCAGCGCGATTCCGTCCAGCTCGACGAATTTCACCAAGGCTTGCAGAAGCAGCACGGCACGCTCTCCTGCCTCAGCTGCCACAACGCCGACAACTACGACACCCTGCGCCTCGCCGACGGAACCCCCGTTGCCTTCGAAAATACCATGCAGCTCTGCGCCCAATGCCACGGACCTCAGTTCCGCGACTACACCAACGGTTCCCATGGCGGCATGAACGGCTACTGGGACCTCAAGCGCGGCCCTCGCACCCGCAACGCCTGCAACGTCTGCCACGATCCCCACTCCCCCGCCTACCCGCAGCTCATCCCTGTCTTCCCGCCCAAAGACGTGCAGTTGCGCAAACAAAAGTACGGCGACTCCTACCCGGACCCCGACCAACACGCCCATTAACCGATCCGCCATGACAGACGTGAAAAAGACTTCCGGCATCAGCCGCCGCACCGCCGTCAAAGGCATCGGCGCCACCCTTGGGGCCGCCGCCTTCGCCAAGGCTATCGCCCCGCTCACCAGCTGGGCCGCCAACCAATCCATCGACGAGTTCCTGCAAAAGCACTACCAAGAGCTCACTCCCGCACAGATGCAGAAGGTCCTCAAGCGGCTGGAGGAGGACACCAAAAAAGACTACGGAGCCGAGGTCACCATCACCGACCCCAAGCCTCAGCCGGGCGTCAAGTTCGGCTACGCCCTCAACCTCTCCATTTGCGTGGGCTGCCGCAAGTGCGCCCAAGCCTGCCACGTCGAAAACAACCATGACCGCAAGTCCGGCAATTCCTACATTCGGGTGCTGGAAATGAAGAAAGGCTCCCTCGACATCGAGCACGGCAAGGTCGACTACAAAGGCCCCGTCCCCAAGTCCGACTCCTTCTACATGCCGGTCCAGTGCCAGCAGTGCGACAACCCGCCTTGCGTAGACGTCTGCCCCGTCGAGGCCACCTGGAAGGAAAAGGACGGCATCGTCGCCGTAGACTACAACTGGTGCATCGGCTGCCGCTACTGCGAAGCCGCCTGCCCCTACCACGCCCGCCGCTTCAACTGGACCAAGCCAGAAATCCCCCAGGAAGAAATCACTCCCGTGCAAGGCTACCTCTCGAACCGAGTCCGTCCGCAAGGCGTCATGGAGAAATGTACCTTCTGCATGCACAAGACCCGCAACGGGGAGCTCCCCGCCTGCCTTCAAGCCTGCCCCACCGGCGCCCGCGTCTTCGGCAACCTGCTCGACCCCGAGTCCGAGATCCGCTGGGTCCTGGAAAACAAGCGCGTCTTCGTGCTCAAGGAAGAGCTCGGCACCAAACCCAGCTTCTACTACTTCTTCGATGAATAAGCCCGCCGCCACTCTTCCCCCACCCCACCTCAGCCATCTGAACAGCTACCCGCGCTTCATCTGGCGCATGATGGTTCTGGCCACCGAGGGCAATTGGCTTTTCTACGCCTGGATGATCGGTCTCTCCGCCGTCGCCCTCGTCGGGCTCAACGCCTGGGCCATCCAAGTCACCAACGGCATGGGCGTCACCAACATGTCCGACCACGTCTCCTGGGGGCTCTACATCGCCAACTTCACCTTCATGGTCGGCCTCGCCGCGGGCGGGGTCATGATGGTCATCCCCGCCTATCTTTACCACGACGACGACATGCACGACGTCGTCATCATCGGCGAGCTGCTCGCCATCGCCGCCATCGTCATGTGCATCGGCTTCGTGGTGGTCGACCTCGGCCGCCCTGACCGCGTCTGGCACATGCTGCCGGGCATCGGAAAATTCCACTTCCCCGTCTCCATGCTCACCTGGGACGTCATCGTGCTCAACGGCTACCTGCTCATCAACCTGCACATCTGCGGCTACTTGCTCTACCAACGCTACCGCGGCCGCCGTCCCAACCCCAAAATCTACGTGCCCGTGGTCTTCCTCTCCATCGGCTGGGCCATCTCCATCCACACCGTTACCGCCTTCCTCTACCAAGGCCTCGGCGGGCGCCCCTTCTGGAACACCGCCCTGCTCGCCCCACGCTTCCTCACCTCTGCCTTCGTCTCCGGCCCCGCCTTCATCATCCTCGCCCTCGAAGCCATCCGCTACCTCAGCAGCTACAAGGTAGGCGACGGGGCCATCCGCATCCTCGTAAACATCATGCGGGTGACCATCCTCATAAACCTGCTGATGCTGGCCTCCGAGGTGTTCACCGAATTCTACACCGGCGGCTCCCACACCGCCGCCGCCCGCTACCTCTATTTCGGCCTGCACGGCTTCGACGCACTCGTGCCCTGGATCTGGAGCTCCATCGTGCTCACCCTCCTCGCCGCCCTCCTGCTGCTCTGCCCCAAGGTCCACAAACACCCCGTCATGCTGGTCACCGCCTGCTGCTTCGCCTTCGCCGGCATCTGGATCGAAAAAGGCATGGGCCTCATCATTCCCGGCTTCATTCCCTCCACCCTGCACGAAATCGTGGAGTACACGCCCAACGGTATCGAGTGGCGCATCTCCGCCGGCATCTGGGCCGCCGGACTGATGATCTACACCCTCGCCATCCGCGTGGCCATGCCGATCTTCTCTGGGGAAGTCTCCCTCAAGAAAGACATCGAGGACCACGCGTGAACGCCGCCGGGCCAGCGAACGAGAGGAGCAAGCTGCGGAGCGATAGAAAGGAAAGCCCAAATGGTCCCGCCCCGCCTCCCCAACCATCAAAACGCCACCCCCTTTCCTTATTGTTTAAATAAATACCTCTTTATCTTGATTAACGTGCAAAGACTTTTCAATCTCAGCGTGGGCGAACACGGCGCCCGGGACTGACTAGTCCGCCAGCGAGCCGCGCCTTCCCCGTCGCAAAAACAGTCCAATCAGCAACCTTTCCGCAAAGACCATGCTCAAGTACGGCAAAACTGCCCAAAACGCCATCATGGCCATCAGCCACCTCGCCGAGGTCTACGATGGCGGCACCACACGCTTGAGCTCAAGGGACATCGCCCGAAACCGGAACCTCCCGCAACCCATCGTCGCCAAGCTGCTGGTAAACCTCTCGCAAGCCGGACTTGTGCAAGGCGCGCCCGGCCCCAAAGGAGGCTACTGGCTCGCCAAAAACCCCGCTGAAATCAGCCTCTACGAAATCGTCTCCACCTTCGAAAAAGTAGGCGACACCCTCTCATGCCCATTCGGCACAGGCGCCTGCGACGCAAGCGTTCCTTGCCCCCTCCACCACAAGCTGCTGGAGCTGGACAAGCAGCTCGTCGACTTCCTCAACGAAAGCAAGCTCGACGCCTTTTCCAAGCACCTCCCCCGCCAGCCCGTGTTTTAAGGCGCCCCGCTTTTTGGATTGGAACAGAGGCTGCAACGCCACCTAGTACTTCCACATCTCGTCGTCCTCGACCACGACCGGTGCCACTTCGTTCTCGGCCTCCACCGCCTCGTCCCGGTCCCGCCAAAGCTCCGACAAGTCTCGCATAAGCTCGCAGGCCGCTTCCAAACACTCAGAGTTTAAGCGGAAGCGATTGACCTTCCCCTCCCTCACCCGCGTCACCAAGCCCGCCCGTTCCAACACTTTCAGATGCTTGGAAATCGCCGGCGCCGACATCGCAAACGGACGCCCCAACTCTCCCACCGTTGGATCGCCCTTGGCGATCTCCTCCAAAATCGCCCGGCGAGTCGGATCTGCTAAGGCATGAAAGGTTTCATCTAGCGAGCTTCTATTAACCATACGGTTAAATTTAACACAGAATTCCCTGCGAATTGTCAACGCCGCGAGCGGTCCTTGCCCCCTTCCAAATGGACAAACTTGGATCGATACTCCCGAGGACTCATGCCTGTCCGTTCCCTGAAGCGGCGATTGAAGTTCGACAGGTTCGAAAACCCGCAAGCGAAACAGACCTGAAGTACTTGCTCGTCGCTGCGCTGCAATTGCTGACACGCTTGTCCGACTCGGATCTCCGTCAAAAACTCAGTAAAGGTCCGGCCCGTGTGTTGGCGAAAGAACCGGCTGAAAGAAGATACTCCCATTCCAAGGGCCCGCGCCACTTCCGCCTGAGTCAACCCCTCTGCAAAGCGCTCGTTAACGATGGAGTACGCCCTGTCGATCCTCCGCTCCGCCCCGTTGCCGCTGGGCCCCACATAGCCGCGGCTGCTCAAAGGCTCCGCCTTCGAACACTCAGCCAAAATCCGCCAGATCCGCAACAAGGTCTCCAATCGCTGAACGCCCGTCGCAACGACAAGCCTGCCCATCTCCGCCACCACGGCATCCCTCGTTTCGCCATCGAAACGCAAGCCGCGCTCCGCCTCCTTCCACAAAGCGCGCACCCCTACCATTTCCGGCGCCGCCCCAAAAGCGTCGCCCAGGAAATCCTCCCTGAACTGCAAGACCCAGGACCGCGCCCAACTACCGCCCTCTCCCTCCGGCAAC
This region of Pelagicoccus enzymogenes genomic DNA includes:
- a CDS encoding AraC family transcriptional regulator, with product MKLRFEKVRTPEDGSFRFNVYEGRGFDCPFHYHPELELTYIESSSGRRFVGDHIGRYEAGDLVLLGRGLPHMYFSDPLPEGEGGSWARSWVLQFREDFLGDAFGAAPEMVGVRALWKEAERGLRFDGETRDAVVAEMGRLVVATGVQRLETLLRIWRILAECSKAEPLSSRGYVGPSGNGAERRIDRAYSIVNERFAEGLTQAEVARALGMGVSSFSRFFRQHTGRTFTEFLTEIRVGQACQQLQRSDEQVLQVCFACGFSNLSNFNRRFRERTGMSPREYRSKFVHLEGGKDRSRR